Part of the Lates calcarifer isolate ASB-BC8 linkage group LG6, TLL_Latcal_v3, whole genome shotgun sequence genome, CActctctgtcttcttgtttGACAAGGAGTAGTTTTCAGCACTTAAATACATCCAAGAAAGTCTCACCTGAGATGGGTCTCACTCGGACCTTGTAGCCCTGAATGGGTCCATCAGCCTCCTTCCATTTCATCTGCAGTCTGTCCTCAGACAGGACTGTCAGCTTAAGACGACCTTGATATTCAGAGACaaatggaggagaaaacaaaaataaattcaggTTTTGAAAATGTACAAGTGTCTGTGTTTCCCAGTCAAGGATTTGGGtcaagagaaagaggagagcatGACAGTTGCAGGCTTTTCAGAGATCAAAGAAACAAGCCCTCTCACTTCCTTCTCCCTAAATCAAATCCATCTCTTGTTTCGACTTCATCTACATAATTTCCAGCAGGGGTTTTCTAACAACAAGTGTCTTTCATGTTTCTATCCTCTcaccctccatccatccctctgtccAGCTGCCTGTTCATCCATCAAAGCATGCCCTGTCCTCTCGTCTGGTATAGAAACAGGAACAGGACGCTGGTTGGGGACTGGAAGGTCATAGGTCATGTCAGAGGAACGTCACAGACTTACACTGTGTCAGGATTTTGTATGTGCTATGTGGCGGGGtaaaagatggagaggaagatgaggggGTGAGGGGGAAAACGGAAGCAAATAAGACAAAGGAGTGTAGACATGAACATGAATCACAGAACTCTGCCTTCATCACTTATGTGGATGTATGACCCTAAGCAGTCAATAGATCTTTTTCTATCTGGCATGTATGTattcatgtgtgaatgtgcatgtctgtgtttgtgtgtgtgtgtgactgtatatTTGGGCCAGGGGCCTCTGGAGGCTCATTTTCTTGGGTGCCTTGCAGAGGATCACATAGGGTCTGATGGGGGTCAAGGTCTAACAGACCCactaacaaaaacaacttttccaGGCAGACGAGCGCATATGTAGACAAGCACAGTAGCTCTGTTGTACTTCCTGATTTGTGGGGTAAGAGCATCtggtttgtgacattttttagttCAGCGCTGAAATAGTAAACCCTTTGAGTCTTTCTgatttaatccttttttttattattattattactaaaaatgaacaaatatgcAGAGCatgtttaataaatatttattattgaCAAGGAAAACTcaaatttttaaattaatctgtctatctgtctatctaacagaacacctttgggatgtggcAGAGCAAAAGATTTGCAGCCTCAATGTGCAgatgacaaatctgcagaagtGATGCaatgcagtcatgtcaacatggagcagaataagaaaggaatgtttccaacgtcttgtggaatccatgccacaaagaactgaggtTGTTATAGGAGCAAATGGAGGccctacccagtattagtatggtgaTTCTAATAAAGTGCTCACTAGGTCTGTATGGCAATGTTTTGCAAATTATATTTTCCCTGCTTGAAACGTGCTATAGCAACAGCATATCAGCCATATTTTCAGTTATCCATCTCTCATGCTCAATCTAGCCTAGTCTACAGAGGCCATATGTTAGCTTTTGTCTTCGACACCATTGTTTAGAAGTGAGAAAAAGAACAATCTGTTTCATGGCAAACTAATACAAATACCTCTTATGTGAtgagaaactgtaaataataaactaaactaagctaaatggtaaacattatatataAACTATTATGGTGAAGATCAGACCATAAATGCTTGttttaaaatagataaaatgatTGACTTGTGTGAGAAGTTATGACATTGTGTTTGCTAACATTGGCGAAACACAGAGTATAGTGTAGGCAGCTAACAAGCTACCAATGCTTGCAGTATGTCTCCTTACTAAAAAAGAATAAGGCTGTGCCAATTCTACATTACAATTAATTTTCATAacatttcacaattatttttTGAGATTTTATGGCACTACGTTTACTAACATTATTGGTTATGGtaaaacatttgatattttttgggACATGGCTAGCTAACCAGATACTATTCCTAACAGTATGCCTCATTACAAAAAAGAGCGAGGCTATTCTTTActtctacttaaaaaaaaaaaaaacagaacatgaagTAGTTGCTTTGTGTCAGTACTACAATTTTATCAGTTGCAATGTTAGCTACATTTAGTAACTAAATGATATTTTCAACCACATGCTATAATACAACACAGTTTTTCTCCCTGTGAGGAGCCTGCTTGCATGCTGTACTACTTCAGCCCATCATCTCTAGCTGTGTGTGTAACATGCTGTCCTTTCAATAGTAATCAGAGGGCTATACTGGTCATGAATGGCACTCTACCTTGGCCATGGACCCCTGgggacagcagcaggaggacaCTGAGCAGGTAACACAGCATTAGCcacaaagatgatgatgatgatgaagcgAGGAGGTGAGGAGCCATGAGACAGGTAGAGCCTGGAAACACGAAAAGCAAAGgtattaatatttcattatgATATATAACACTAGTGCCATTTGTATTGATATAATATTGATATAATTAATTTATCACATATAAAGTTAAGTCAAGTGACTTGGCTGGTGTGTGAAACTCTAGTATCTCCCcttgatcaacagaaaaatcatCAGCAACAAATCTGAGTTGTTACTGAAGTAATTCTTAaagcaaacatttgttttcagaatCATTTGGTCCAGCTTGTCATGCAAAGATTTGCTGTTTTCCCTTCTTTTCCATGAgagcaaacaaaaatctgaatatgtcaacaaatgataaaataaagagaataaTTTGCAAATCAATCATcattcaaataataaaatactggCTGACATTGTTCTTTTCTGGAAAGATTGGTGGCTTTTGAATTGGTTTCATGTCAACACAACAGttggcaagaaagaaaaattggGGGGAAAAGGCACAATATTTGTTTCTTTACCTGGCACCAACAAATCCTGTCACCTTTTCCCATGGGAACTCTTTTATGGCTGACTCAGACTACAGGTGCTTCAGTGTTTGTCTCCATTACAGACCCTCAAACTTCACACAGCTAATGACATGCACAGGGCTGTaatattaacaaacacacagcccaGCAGACGTCATAAAACCCACACACCTCTGTCTGAGACAGCCGACATTTAGCAGTATACAAAATGTACACTAAAATGTAATGCCTTAAACTAATTCTGGATCCTTTGACTGCACAAATTACATTACTAGAATGTTTTAATGCTGATTGTCTGATGaatagaaaaatattatttataatttacaACAAAGTTAAGAGCCTTGAGAGCCATTGTTTTCACCCTGCTACAATACATCTGTATACAAACATCCTAACTAGATATAATTTGCATTTGGGAGTCATAAATCAAAAAGTTAAATGACCACAGCTCATTTTATAAGGCCTGACTTCAATAAAATAAAGCTAAATGTAGTCTATCTCTTGTCTGTCTTGAAATACACTGGGAGTAGGAACAGTAGAAAATTTATATAAGATGTGTAGGCAGGTGCTCTTTCGAAAACAAGGGCAAAAACTCTGACATTGTTCTTTATGAATAAGAACACTGTTCAACAGCATGCAGGCTGAACAAAGCTACAATTAACTGACTGATGGTTCAGCTATTATATAGGCATTCACAGACCACTGACTGTGCATGAGAGAAGAGcttagaaaaaatgaaattatccAGGGTTATTTAGTAAAGTGGAGGTTGCCACTGATGGCATAATGCGCTGACCTGAAGAACCTCAATATTAAGCACATATCAGAATACAGAATCATTTCTATTGATGGTGGTagtcaagtttatttttttgttagtGTTGAATctatttcatttcacaatgaGACCTGgctttatttacagtatttgtttaattcatattttaatgaGCTTCTGTCAGAGCTTACTACTTTAGATGTACGTCATGATTAGACAGGCCACCACTGAAGACAGTGTAAGGAAAACTTCCAGCCTGCCTAAAGGCTTTTCAGACCACTTGATTTACAGACATCATGTGCAGTATGTGACGTGACTGTGGTGCtctttttgtatgttttccCATGTTTCATGTGCCTGCTTGTCTGACTGTTGTGTGAATGTCCGAGTTTATACTTGAGTCATAAGTCATGCAtacctgtctgcctgcctgtcagacacagaggaaaagatgagTATTGTTATGCAATACACCGGTGGATCGAcatgcagagaggaaagagtcAGTCTACTGGGGATAAAATCAAACTGCAGTGATTTCTATTATTTGTGGAACTGTCTACAATATAGTGGGACTAAAATGGCCTCAAGTCAATATTATCATTCACATATTGATTTACTGCCCTCAGAGTGACCtcacaaggaaaaaaatgaccACCACAAAACGGCCTGAACTCTAGTTAACCCAGCAAGTATCCAGGTGGCCTGCTGATGAAgggatggaaaaaaatgtgcaacacTGGACTTCAGaaatctgattttatttcaaGTTCAATTAAGTTGAAAATTGGTTTTAGCTGACTTAAGAACTACCatatactgtaatatgaaaGTGATGTTACATAGACACTCACTCCTAACTGCTTAAGCAACATCACTTTATGTCCCTCCATGTAGCATTTAGAAACATTGTATATACATTAACTAAATGGTCTGTAACATACTACAATGACGTTGCAAGTAAGTCCACTACTCTAAGTCTTCCTGTAGTAACCCAAAAGTGAACGGTGATGTAGCCTATGAccaaatgagaaaatgacaatgataaaaacataatacTATAACATAATATTATAACAATACCTAATATTTCTTCACAGGAAATGTTGTACTTGCTGAAAAATATCATAAATTAATAAGCACTAAAAGTGTTCTAAGAGATACTTGCTCTATAGGTTATAGAACCACTGCttgaagggtttttttttactgcttataaatgctaaaaaaGAGGGACTGCAATTAGCTGCTAATCGCCGTGTTTATTGTCACAGCGAACAACACAACTGCGTTACTGCGGACATTAGCATGTATAATAACGTCAATGCGTATAATGcaagaaaatgtaataaaactgatttaaatcaaTAATAAGTATGTGCTGacagttatttttaatgtatgtatttagCAAAGTTGAAAGTACCACCTGTGTCCGCTAGCGTAAAAACGTTTATTTTTCACCACAGTTTGGAACAACAGACGGCAACTAGACTTTGAAGATAAACCCCATCTCACTCCTTAAGTTGAGAGACCTCATGAACATAAGAACTGTGCGAAGTGACGATGATACAACAAGGTTTTTCGCCATCTTAGAGCAGCCAGGTGAGGTCTTACCTGGCTGTTTGGTGAGTCCAGGTTATTCCTTCAGACAGGCTCCGCGCAGCATACCAAAGGTGGGATGTCAATACGCGCCAGTTCCGCTAAACTGTGAAGCCAGCTCCCTTCATCAGGTCCTATCTGGACTCCTCTGGGGTGAAATCCGAGAAGCACGGCCCTCCTGCTGCTTTAGCATGGGCGTGGTGCTCCGGAGAAAACTATAAAAACCTCTACAGACGAAACAAGTCAAGCACAAGTACACACTATATTGACCTGACGTGCTATAATACCTGTCCTATAGGAACTCAGCGGTCCTGTACCATTTATAAGATCTGTATCCTTTTACTATTGATCTATTAACTTCTGTCACTGGTTTGACAAAAGATTTCTGTAGGTGTTAAATGTAGTGAACACGTTGGACTGAAAAACAATGGCTTGCGGAAAACACAAGTTTATCTTAGGCGCTTATTTTCCATGAGAACTGCATTAGTGTATGATTAAATTTCCAAACAGGTATGTTGGGACGTGACCATCCTCGGAGGATAATCTGCATGAGTGTAAATGCTGGCAGGTCAACCAGGTGCagggtgtgtatttgtgtaacaAAGTGTgagcacaaacatgaaaaccTACTTAGAGCAAAGACAACACCTTTAAGTCAGAGACAACAACTGAAGGTTACAATtatacaacaacacaacaatatttCAACTGTGGGCATTTTGCAGAGGAAGTAAGGGTACACAGATTTCAGTGCTCTTGGTAAAACTGGTTCCAGCTTTAAATGGAGGAGTACTTGATTAGTAGTACATTAGATTAGAACCAGACCTGAGACCTGTGCTGCAGAACCACAGTTAACCAAGTTAAGTGTAAATAAACTCAATTACCTTGATGACAACTCAAGTTAGCATGGCATCTTTACtcatgagtaaatgtaatcaaatggaTGGACAGGATTGCAATAAAATCTAACCTGGtaaggaagaaggagaaagatATGACATTTGAGTTATTCTAGAATTAAATATTCTAGTTTTacttttcactttattttacaacatATTGCAGCAATGCTGCATTTTTACAGAAAATCatgaccaaaaaaacaaacattcaaagaGGTTTAAATTCTTAAATGGCTTAAAACATCAGTTCTTCAGCTACATAATCACTGATGTAATCATGATGGATTTTGACAATAGCAAGTAGTCTTCTTGACTCTGATATCAACAAAGGCACATTAAGGTATAGTCATTCCATCATTTGTAATAGTGACTCtggttggaaaccactgatgTTAGATTCAACAGTTTCCAGCCCTGCAGCACAGTTAATTCTTCATGTTCAGTTAGAGCAAGACACTTGATTAAAAAAGATCAGATGGATCAGAAAGATGTTGAGAGGGTCTTTACGCCAACAAACCTGACCTTTGTAATGGTGCAGTACACATCTGTTTTACTCTGAGGACTTCATGTCTGGGATCTGAGTCATGGCTTGGTATCATAGTCATATATAGGGCTTTATGATTTATGGCTCAAACACTGGTTTCATCAAATTAGTCAGTCGCCAAAAATTCATCTGTTAATTTTGATGATCGATTAATcattcaagtcatttttaagcaGATATACCAAACATTCCCTATTTTCTCAAAAagcttctgaaatgtgaggacttgctgcttttatttgtctgGGTGATGGTAACCAAATATCTAGGAGTTTTGGACTGGAAGTTTTGATGGgcagttttcatttttcctcacattttttaAGACCAAGCAATTATTAATTAGTCATGAAAATAACCTGCAGATTTATTTGTAATGATAACTGTTGCAGCCCTACAGAACTCATTGATTTCATATCTGCATCAAACTGTATGTTAGCTTTGATAAATCAGCCCACAAAGAAGAACAGCAATGCCATCTGCAAAAATAGGGATCTGCGGAGCTACATAACACATGTACTATTAGTCATCGCCTTTACACAAAATAACTTAAGGAATTTTTGGGAATTAGACTATGTACTTGAGGGAAAGAAATGATGTACCACTCTATATTTTACCTCAACTAAACACTTGTAAGCTTATTCTATAGGCACATGTGCCACTTCACAGAATGTCATTAATATATACGtcatatacacatacagtgcatataGGTATATATAACAAAGTAAGGAATACCATCTCACAGTGTGACAAGTATCTAGCAAAGAAAAATGACCGACTACAATTTAAGGTGCAAAGTATCATTTAAAGCTTTTACACTCTCTTCCTCCATACATCATACTTTGTTGACACTTGCATGTATTAGCTACATTTCTGAAGCACCCCTAAGGCAAAACCTCATAACTTGTGTCATGTTCAAAGTCCACAGTTAATGTACAGCTGATTATGAGGCCCTGGCCTTGCCTGAAGACAGGATCAGTGGAAGTCAAGAGCTGGAGAGGCTGCTCTATCTTTTTGTGGCAGTGTGTCCCAAACAGGTTTTGGATATGGTAAAGCACTTATTTGGCATCACTGTTCAAACCCTCTGATGGAAGAGTTGTAAAGGAATGAACAGTATGACCACAGTCAAGACTTAATCGGCCCATTTCCTGTAATGTCAGTGCAGAGTGATTTCTTCCTCTTCGTCATTATATTCATCAGCAGCTGAATCCtctgctccatctctcttctGCTGCAGTAATGGCAACTCAAGCTCTGGGCTCTTACTGTTGAGCTGCCTTAAAGACGGGACCTTATCTGATggaaaaggtcaaaaatggACACTGTCAACATTATGACCACTTCCTGAAGTCGACCTCCACTCAAAAACATGTGGTTACTGTTACTTAGACCTTTGAGCTTTACAGGGTGTTAACATTAATGGCTGCTTTCACATGTACCTGTTGAACAAGGAAAGCTTCTCTGTGCTCGGCTTATGTGTGCTCATCCACGTATGAGCGCTTGGAAGCCAATCATGGTTCTTTATGCAACTTTCACATGTGTGATGTGGAAATATGAAGCCTAAGCCTATTCTCTTGTGTCCAGTAGTTAaacttttgaaattaaaaacttttacATATTCATAGCTGaatattacatattttaaatatttgattgaCTCTTGATACGTTACTGCCATGAAATTCAAACCATAtaatgaacaacaacaataaaatgaacaCTTACTTTTTGAATGTGTCTTGAGTCCCACATGCAATGAAatgccacacagacacacagcaaatCCAAGCCAGTTAAGCATGCTCATTTGGTCTCCAATCAGAGCTGCTGCCAAAATCAGAGTACACACCTCCTACAGGAAAAGAAGAcaataaaaggaagaaaagaaaggatgTATAAGATAGGTCTGAACAAGACAGCAACAATGTTATGCtcatcacacagcagaaaacaaaagtggTTGGACTGATGAATTGATATGACTTTGATGTGATCAGCAACAGAAGAGCTGCTGACATTTCAAAGCTTGTCCAAATAGATTAAAGCTGACCAAGATATTAAAAGTGAGGTTTAGTAGATGTCCAAATAAGTATCAAAACAGACATAGTAAGCTTATATATGAAGCTCAGAAAGTACCTTAAAAATCCCTGCAATGGATAGAGTGAGGCTGGAGGTGCGAGAGACTAGCAGGAACTCTGAGAAGCCTAAGCCAAAGGCTAAAGAGCCACCAATACTCAGTGTAAAGAGTGAATAAAGGAGAGGTGAAAGCTCCGTCACCCGGAACAACTTTTCTGAAGTACAGAGGCTCAGCcctggagagagacaaagaagagagaCTCAAGAGGCGACATTTACAACACTAATCAAATGTAAGGGAGCTAACTTAAAGGACCTGTCCActcatatttcatgtttttcaagTCCAGTTGCTCATAGAGGTTATATAAAGAGGATTTCTCAGGGAATGCCACATATTGTGGTAAATATTAAATGAGCAAATATtttcattgacaaaaaaaaaaacaaaaacaaaacaagcaaccatgcagaggaggagacagcagaTTGACAGAATGGTCTTGACTGGTACAACCTAAAAGTATCCCATATTATCATGTTCTACAGAGCTACACTAGTGCAGTTGGTGGTAATGCACCTCAACACCAAACACAGTACAGCTGTGACAGAATCTCCACAGATGATTTGTACCTTTTATCAAAAATGGATCCTTATTCCTGAGACTGACACTGCATACTGTATCTGACACATAAATATTCTATCGTCTTTTATAAATGATTTCCTCACTCTTCAAGGAGAGGATGACAAATTAATGCTTCTCACCTTCGTTATACaggaagaggggaaagaggCCGAGGAACATGAGAGGTTGTAGGTGGTATATGGCATCTACTGGGTTCTGAAGACCTGGAGAAAagtatgacatgaaaaaaagtttgaagaggaagaaaataggGTCATGAGCCTGCATGAGtttcaatattttaaaatcaatttctAACAGTTAAGATAAAATCGAAATACAAATGTAGGTGTACTGAACAGTTGTGTCAGAGGTTGCATTGTAATTCTTGTTCAGATCTTGTCTCATTcataatttctttaaattagTACTCTGTAGGGTTTCACTGGGAGCTTGTTATCTTATTCATCACTTCATTAAAGGTGAGAGGATTagaaatcacacacaaattGATAAGTGACTTAGTTTAAGGTGTCTACCGAAAAGCTAAAATGCCATAAGACAGATATTCATAGTATTTAACTTGTATTCAGAGTGCCGAGGTAGAGGTTTGTTCATCTATTCACCTCAATTAATTCATGGTGCACTGTCACTGGTGTGGGTAAACATATAATTGAATTTAGGCATTCATATGCTCCacatatttttatcattttcaacCTGACAGTGACTCAACACTGACCCAGCTCTGCTTTCTGCATGAGGACCTGAGTAAGAGTCCAGCGAATTCCCCCTATGAAGGAAGCCAGCAGCACCATGATGAATCCCTCCAGGTTGAACTGGGTCGACTGAAACGTAGACATAAACAGACCACTGGAGATCAGCAGGACCACCAGGATCAGGAATGGGTTCTGGTCAAAAAAGGAACAGAAGAGAGGGACGgtgagaaacagcaggagaaaaagaCCGTAAAATCAGATcagaaaaatgagacaaaaaacagatgttgagatccaggggaagaaaaaaacacaacatttccctgcattaaatatattaacataGTTATATTACTATATACACTACTACATTACTATATAAAAAAGaattttctccaaacataatATCCTGGTCCATTTTAGACCCGGTAACACCCTTAGACAGAGACTGGTTCATCCTAAGGACAAGACTCATTCAAACTTTCAGTCCCCTACaatgcagtcctgagatccttacccaggAGACCaaacccccattcacaccttgagacatgtgaccctaacgactcacatgatgtcagggtggTGCAACGACCCACtaacgagtcacacctgggctcatgtgaccctaacgaaTCGCATAAAGACTGGGTGGGTCAATGATTCCCATAACCACCCCtaaaggttaaatacctgggactccccaaccagttttcagaactgaagaagccttttggattagaggtgaaacgtcttcaagaacctaaaagaagtccagttgccttcaacttcagcacttcagactaccatgacctggatgactgagaacccTCACAGACATATTTTAAGCATCCTTCTTTTGTTAAGGTAGCCATTATAAAAGGACAGCTACTCCTCACTAAGGAAACATGGTGGCACTAGTGCTGCTAAGGGATGTGTGGCTAAAACTGCACATTAGCTTCCACTGGAAAATGGAAATTAACATAACAACATGCTGGGTGGAAGAGACATAATACAAATGCACAGGGCCCTGTTATTTAGAAACATCAGCGAGTCCACACAACAGGAAATCATACCATGAAGAGTGGGTGGACAGAGGGTAAAATCAATTTTTCTGAccacagtgagaacacagcaaGATTCTGGgctggatttttttaaatgaacaaaggGTAGCATGCTGTATGACCACTGCTGCAAATCTGATCAAAATTGTACATTTCCTGCGTGACAGCCATTGTGCTTTTCCTCAAGCTGCTGGACCTtctgttcttctttttgtttgactgtaaaATCCAGGAAGTGCCTAATGTGTGTGCTAATTAGACTTAATGCTCTGATCGTGGCAGCATGAAAAGAGAAATCAAGAAGGAACAACTACATAATAGCTATGATCAAATTGATTCTTTCATGCCCCTGTAAAAAGCAGTTAGTTCAGACATTATGTGGTCAACACATGATTTCCACAAGTGTGTGAGGTTGAAAAAAAATGGTCACTCACCATCTCCTCTAGCTTAAACaccagggagaaaaagaggatgaagagcacTGCTGAGGACTTGGTCATGGTGTACCTtgaatgacagagaaaaagagcaacACAGTAGAATGAAACAATGCAATaacatgttaaataaaacactaataACCTGAAATTTGTCAGTTCATGTTGAGGACATATCCTCCATTTAAAAAGCCTAACCCACAAACTTACAGACTAAtagtgatgaagaggaagctCCAGTTGGAGAGTCCAATATCCAGTGCTGTGGCCAAGGCTGgataagacagagagagagaatttaaCACTTACAGAAGACAAATACCTTGAAAAACTATGTTTTTCTTATGCTACTTTGTACCTATCAATTATAAGAGATAAGAGATGCTTTATAATAGTTAATATCTAACTGAACAATAGTGAAACCAATTAATTTCAGGCTTTGATCTGGGTATTTTGATGCAGAGATGATATACTGGTTTCTGTCTATTATTTTTTCAAGACAAAATAGAAAATGGGTAAAACAATCCAAAcatcagctttatttataaagtTAATCTGCTTCTTTATGAAGACTGCTTGATTTATTAAAATCTTCAACTAAACCCTGTGATGTAATGTTTCTATCAATATGGACTTTAGTCAAAGTATTCTTCCCTGAAAGCGTCATCAGTCAGTGAACATGATAAGAGCTTACTGTCAGTCCCTTTTCTaatcatctgttttctgtttcgTTTGTGCTGCCGTCTGAACAGTTCAGTAAAACTCTCAAGGCTCCACAAAAATCTCACCAGTGGGAGCCACTTTAAGGCGGTAATCTGTCCAGCTCAGAACAATGCGGGGTTTCCCTGTCCACCACTGCATGGCCACTCGCGTCAGAGCTGACAGGCAGAAGTTGATGGTGAGGTGAACTAACGTCATGAAGAGGGGATAGTGGAATCcctgagagggacagagagagagagagggaaacaggaTGGCCTGGTTGGGGTAGGTCATTCCCCAGGGTCTGGGGGGCACTCAGGGTCCTGAGCCCTGAGACATTTAGTCTTGAttacttttctttcattaataATCTTTAATAAAACTGGGTATATCCTGTGTAGAGGAACACTGTTA contains:
- the slc35c2 gene encoding solute carrier family 35 member C2, whose amino-acid sequence is MACPVQFLCRGLRTVGLVLLYYVFSIGITFYNKWLMKGFHYPLFMTLVHLTINFCLSALTRVAMQWWTGKPRIVLSWTDYRLKVAPTALATALDIGLSNWSFLFITISLYTMTKSSAVLFILFFSLVFKLEEMNPFLILVVLLISSGLFMSTFQSTQFNLEGFIMVLLASFIGGIRWTLTQVLMQKAELGLQNPVDAIYHLQPLMFLGLFPLFLYNEGLSLCTSEKLFRVTELSPLLYSLFTLSIGGSLAFGLGFSEFLLVSRTSSLTLSIAGIFKEVCTLILAAALIGDQMSMLNWLGFAVCLCGISLHVGLKTHSKNKVPSLRQLNSKSPELELPLLQQKRDGAEDSAADEYNDEEEEITLH